The following are from one region of the Phormidium sp. PBR-2020 genome:
- the rpsD gene encoding 30S ribosomal protein S4, whose product MSRYRGPRLRVVRRLGTLPGLTRKDPKRSYPPGQHGQGRRKRSEYAVRLEEKQKLRFNYGVTEKQLLRYVKKARRLPGSTGQVLLQLLEMRLDNTVFRLGMAPTIPAARQLVNHGHICVNGRRVNIASYNCRPGDIITVRNTEKSREMVKTNLDSPGLANIPSHLVLDKDKLEGQVNGVVEREWIALQINELLVIEYYSRQA is encoded by the coding sequence ATGTCACGATATCGAGGACCTCGTCTGAGAGTAGTTCGCCGTCTGGGAACCTTGCCCGGCCTAACCCGCAAAGATCCAAAGCGGAGTTATCCCCCCGGTCAACATGGTCAGGGACGACGCAAACGCTCTGAATACGCCGTTCGGCTAGAAGAAAAGCAAAAACTTCGCTTCAACTACGGCGTGACGGAGAAACAACTGCTCCGTTATGTGAAAAAAGCCCGTCGTCTCCCCGGTTCGACCGGACAGGTGCTTCTGCAACTGCTGGAGATGCGCCTAGATAACACGGTATTCCGTCTCGGTATGGCTCCGACGATCCCAGCGGCTCGTCAGTTGGTAAATCACGGACATATTTGTGTCAATGGTCGCCGCGTCAATATTGCCAGTTATAACTGCCGTCCCGGTGACATCATCACCGTGAGAAATACTGAGAAGTCCCGCGAGATGGTTAAGACCAATCTTGACTCTCCCGGCTTGGCCAACATCCCTTCCCACCTCGTCTTGGATAAAGACAAGCTCGAAGGGCAGGTCAATGGCGTGGTTGAGCGGGAATGGATCGCGCTACAAATTAACGAACTGCTAGTGATTGAGTACTACTCTCGTCAAGCTTAG
- a CDS encoding glycoside hydrolase, translating into MKATFVPWLHMHQPPIWWNHRPMGNLEKMLNGDPNSEEGWNAQWFAQAYKNPAKYALELSRRGLQPRMMVDYSGVLLKELAKLSQDGTFASRHVDGDPLGDVVGLWREALNDYPDAIEFTGTAYSHCYFPTTPERDWQAQIMGWKQVFGDLFGEAALERVRGFWLPEMGMMGDPKRAIALIRCLKRCGYEWLILPASALSRPEGWTTPQLENQVHELQVQADGETERILCVVRDTDMGIRQQSGHNADGCLNDIRYRLGVFEREQLSSPPLIVPTSDGENGNVMMFEYFKNTFVPLVEMMPQLADVEMLTVSQYLDRHLGSTQATPVSLNTTGGSWIGGHESWNEGDRRRAIALKIEALSRQVAEQGSPSDPSWDEARQLLLVCETSCFVYWNAEFWFDQADAFLGKLEGLLATPV; encoded by the coding sequence ATGAAAGCAACCTTTGTTCCCTGGCTCCATATGCACCAACCCCCGATTTGGTGGAATCACCGGCCGATGGGAAATCTAGAGAAAATGCTCAACGGTGACCCCAACTCGGAGGAAGGATGGAACGCTCAGTGGTTTGCTCAGGCCTATAAGAACCCGGCTAAGTATGCCCTGGAGTTGTCTCGACGGGGCCTTCAGCCACGGATGATGGTGGATTATTCTGGGGTTCTACTCAAGGAGTTGGCGAAACTCTCTCAGGATGGAACCTTTGCCAGTCGTCATGTCGATGGAGACCCCCTCGGGGATGTGGTTGGCCTATGGCGAGAGGCTCTCAATGACTATCCCGATGCGATTGAGTTTACGGGAACGGCCTACAGTCATTGCTATTTCCCCACCACCCCTGAACGGGATTGGCAGGCTCAGATTATGGGCTGGAAACAGGTCTTTGGAGATTTATTCGGTGAGGCGGCCCTCGAACGAGTGAGGGGGTTTTGGTTGCCGGAAATGGGGATGATGGGAGACCCGAAACGGGCGATCGCCCTGATCCGATGTCTCAAACGCTGTGGCTATGAATGGCTGATTCTGCCCGCCTCAGCCTTGTCTCGACCGGAAGGCTGGACAACGCCTCAGTTGGAAAATCAAGTCCATGAGTTACAGGTGCAGGCCGATGGGGAAACCGAACGTATCCTCTGTGTGGTTCGGGATACGGATATGGGCATCCGTCAGCAAAGTGGCCATAATGCCGATGGCTGTTTGAATGATATTCGCTATCGCTTGGGGGTGTTTGAGCGCGAACAGCTCTCTTCTCCTCCCTTAATTGTGCCTACCTCCGATGGGGAAAACGGCAATGTGATGATGTTTGAGTATTTCAAAAATACCTTTGTGCCGTTGGTGGAGATGATGCCTCAGTTGGCAGATGTGGAGATGCTGACAGTGAGCCAATATCTCGATCGCCATCTAGGCTCAACTCAAGCCACGCCGGTATCTCTGAACACAACGGGCGGCTCCTGGATTGGCGGCCATGAAAGTTGGAACGAGGGCGATCGCCGTCGAGCGATCGCCCTCAAAATCGAAGCCCTCAGTCGTCAGGTGGCTGAACAAGGCAGTCCCTCAGACCCCAGTTGGGATGAGGCCCGCCAGCTCCTCCTCGTCTGCGAAACCAGTTGTTTTGTCTACTGGAACGCAGAGTTTTGGTTTGACCAGGCCGATGCCTTTCTCGGTAAACTCGAGGGCTTACTCGCAACCCCGGTTTAA